From a single Pirellulales bacterium genomic region:
- a CDS encoding polysaccharide pyruvyl transferase family protein, protein MRLLSPEYFAKVMDPLRGKRIGYVRPVGNVGDQLIEWATFQLFDKFGIHWNVVSLEQPPNADELVFGGGGNMGSFYQANWNLREKAMSFGIPMTILPQSFMTAEDRPFHRVYLRERRSFKFCPTGIFAPDLALGLEYANSILPQHDLGVFIRRDCELKVKRPWLTRDPVRLCKTPQEYLQLAAQYRRIITDRLHFAISGLILRRETTILPNSYHKNRGMYEAWLGDLGCSFAEDLEAALDQRPTILSFFTGWTARRPSQKAAA, encoded by the coding sequence ATGCGGTTACTCTCGCCGGAGTACTTCGCCAAGGTCATGGACCCACTGCGCGGCAAGCGCATCGGCTACGTTCGCCCTGTCGGCAATGTAGGCGATCAACTCATCGAGTGGGCGACCTTTCAGCTATTCGACAAGTTTGGCATTCATTGGAATGTCGTTTCCCTCGAACAACCTCCCAATGCCGACGAATTAGTGTTTGGCGGCGGCGGAAACATGGGAAGCTTTTATCAGGCGAATTGGAATCTGCGCGAAAAAGCGATGTCGTTCGGCATTCCGATGACAATCCTGCCGCAGTCGTTTATGACGGCAGAGGATCGGCCCTTTCATCGGGTGTATCTGCGCGAACGGCGCAGCTTCAAATTCTGCCCCACGGGCATCTTCGCGCCGGATTTGGCACTGGGATTGGAATATGCCAATTCGATTTTGCCGCAACACGACCTCGGCGTTTTTATTCGCCGCGATTGCGAATTGAAGGTGAAACGCCCCTGGTTGACGCGCGATCCTGTGCGATTGTGCAAAACGCCGCAAGAGTATCTGCAATTGGCCGCCCAGTATCGACGAATCATTACCGACCGGCTGCATTTTGCCATCAGCGGGTTGATTCTCCGCCGCGAGACGACCATCTTGCCGAATTCCTACCACAAAAATCGAGGCATGTACGAAGCGTGGTTGGGTGATCTGGGTTGCAGCTTTGCCGAAGATTTGGAGGCCGCGCTCGATCAGCGGCCGACCATCCTCAGCTTTTTCACGGGTTGGACCGCTCGAAGACCGTCGCAGAAAGCGGCCGCGTAG
- a CDS encoding response regulator transcription factor produces the protein MKHILVVEDEQHLAIGIKYNLEAEGYLVTAVADGPAALKFYEDNTRSIDLIVLDLMLPGMSGYAVCETLRQQGSDVPILMLSARTLTEDRIRGFDAGTDVYVQKPFDLEELLSIVRNLLTRRRRNSALTPSVSEEVEGEQSIDGKEYRFDRGRVVVNFDTYQVTVDGHSVRLTALEMKLLQYFIEHEGSVVTRAELLENVWGMSHCPTTRTVDNFIVNLRKYFEVDQTQPRHFLSIRGIGYRFVAVGEFAGEAS, from the coding sequence ATGAAGCACATCCTCGTCGTCGAAGACGAACAGCACCTGGCCATCGGCATCAAGTACAATCTGGAAGCCGAAGGATATTTGGTTACCGCCGTGGCCGACGGCCCGGCCGCGCTAAAATTCTACGAAGACAATACCCGGTCAATCGACTTGATCGTGCTGGATCTCATGTTGCCCGGCATGAGCGGTTACGCCGTTTGCGAAACGCTGCGCCAACAGGGGAGCGACGTGCCGATTCTGATGCTCTCCGCTCGCACGTTGACCGAAGACCGTATCCGCGGCTTCGATGCCGGCACCGACGTCTACGTGCAAAAGCCGTTCGACTTGGAAGAATTGCTGAGCATTGTGCGCAATTTACTCACCAGGCGTCGGCGTAACTCGGCTCTCACGCCATCGGTGTCGGAGGAGGTCGAAGGCGAGCAATCGATCGACGGCAAAGAATATCGCTTCGATCGTGGCCGCGTCGTGGTAAATTTCGACACCTATCAGGTAACGGTCGATGGCCACAGTGTTCGTTTGACCGCGCTCGAAATGAAACTGCTGCAGTATTTTATCGAACACGAGGGATCGGTCGTCACGCGGGCCGAGCTTCTCGAAAATGTCTGGGGAATGTCTCATTGCCCGACGACGCGAACCGTCGACAATTTCATCGTGAATCTGCGAAAATACTTCGAAGTCGATCAAACACAGCCGCGACATTTTCTGAGCATACGCGGCATCGGCTACCGGTTTGTCGCAGTCGGCGAATTCGCCGGCGAAGCGAGTTAG